The following proteins are co-located in the Nocardia bhagyanarayanae genome:
- a CDS encoding Zn-ribbon domain-containing OB-fold protein, with the protein MSETTAHNDWPQPYRLLDAAPYWAALDEQRLTFQRCADCAEAVWPAHSYCPYCASSALNWAESAGRGTVYSFSTVMRGPTPVWASITPYTVGFVQMAEGYMLFAQIEGGPESIAIDQDVTVRFVERGAQTIPVFTAANPG; encoded by the coding sequence ATGAGTGAGACCACCGCACACAACGACTGGCCACAGCCGTACCGGTTGCTCGATGCCGCACCGTACTGGGCGGCGCTGGACGAGCAGCGCCTGACCTTTCAACGCTGTGCCGACTGTGCCGAAGCCGTCTGGCCCGCGCACTCGTACTGCCCCTATTGCGCCTCGTCCGCACTGAATTGGGCGGAGTCTGCCGGGCGCGGCACGGTCTATTCCTTCAGTACGGTGATGCGTGGCCCGACCCCGGTGTGGGCGTCGATCACGCCGTACACCGTCGGGTTCGTGCAGATGGCCGAGGGCTACATGCTCTTCGCCCAGATCGAAGGCGGCCCCGAGTCCATCGCGATCGACCAGGACGTCACCGTCCGGTTCGTCGAACGCGGTGCCCAGACCATCCCCGTCTTCACCGCCGCGAACCCCGGGTAG